The DNA sequence ACGGGTTGCAGCGTGATGCGTTCTAGCCATTGTTCAACGGCACTGCCTAAGCCTCCGGCAGGGAAATCCTGCGCCAAATGCCCTACTGCGTTGCCAAAGATATTCGCCAGTGGGAAACGACTGAAGGTCATCTCTTGGGTGTCAATCTGGAAAATATTAGCTGGTTGATCTTGGAAGATAAGGGAGAAAAGCCCGTTGTCTGGCCCAACAAAATGATGACCTTGGTAAGAAAAAACCAGGAATGGCCGATCTGGTTGGTCAAAATCGTTGACACTCAACAGGTGGATAGTACCCGCAGGGAATGCTTGCCAGGCATGCCGGAAGAGAAAAGCTGCTTCTACAATGTTGTAATTGGCCACGGCATGGCTGATGTCTACTATGCGAGCATTAGGCGTTTGCTGCAGGATAGTACCTTTAATCAGCGCCAGATGGTAGTCGCGCCAGCCAAAATCCGAAGTGATCGTAACGATAGGGGGTGTCCGTTCCAAATTACTGTGCTCTTTTGCGTAAAGTGAGCGTATAAAAATAAGGTGATCCAATTTGGGTTTAGTAAAAAAAGATAAGCAACTGAATGAAATGAAAGCCTGCCTGCCTTGCGGCGAGCAGACAGGTTGCGTTCTTTTTCTTACTAAACCTTGAAAAAAATTGGATCATCTTATTTTAGCTCGAATACAAAGGTAATGATTTTGGAAAATTTTATATCCATTCTTCTTTCTGCAACGTTGTTCTAATTGCGAATGATTACTTTTGAGGAAATTGAAGCCTCCTAATACAAAAAAACGAATCACCCAATATGGACGCCATTAAGATTCTCTGGGCGGATGACGAGATCGATCTGTTGAAACCCCAACTACTTTTTCTTGAGAA is a window from the Lewinella sp. LCG006 genome containing:
- a CDS encoding S-adenosyl-l-methionine hydroxide adenosyltransferase family protein; amino-acid sequence: MERTPPIVTITSDFGWRDYHLALIKGTILQQTPNARIVDISHAVANYNIVEAAFLFRHAWQAFPAGTIHLLSVNDFDQPDRPFLVFSYQGHHFVGPDNGLFSLIFQDQPANIFQIDTQEMTFSRFPLANIFGNAVGHLAQDFPAGGLGSAVEQWLERITLQPVTGPNHIRGSVVYIDQFDNAILNIDRQLMESVGRGRAFELYFKRHSPITELSTNFHDVAVGEILCRFNSADLLEIAINMDRGASLLGLKVEDTVQIDFSNAQN